DNA from Sulfurimonas gotlandica GD1:
CCATGAGTCGCATCGAAGCAGGTAATCTTGACACTGACCTTCATGGTAAAGATGCAGAAGAAAAAGTTGTTAAAGAGAAAAAAGAAATTATCATTCCACCGTTTAAAGAACTTAAGATGCCTCCTCGTGATGTGAAAGTTCCGACTCCTCCATTTTGGGGAAGACGTGAGATGAAACTAACAACTACACAGATTGAGATGGCATTTGAATGGATCAACCATAAGATACTTTTCAAATCTCGTTGGGGTTATAGCTCTAAGGGAATGACAAAAGAGCAGTACCAAAAACAAGTCGATGAAGTCATCATGCCTGCGTATGAAAAACTAAAAGCTCAGTTTTTAGATGAGAAACTTTTTGAGCCTACTATCATTTATGGTTACTGGCCATGTAGAAGTGATGACAACACTCTTCTTATCTTTGATGAGAGTGAAGGTTATAACTCTAGCGACGAAGTTAACACTGAGCATCTAGAACATGTTATGCCAAGAGCTATCAAACAGTTTACTTTTCCAAGACAATCAAAAGCACCTCACCGTGCATTGAGTGATTTTTTCCATCACGATAGACATGATGTTATAGCACTAACATGTGTTAGTGCTGGTGGTAAACTGAGTGATGCAGAACGCCTTATCTACGATGAGGGCAACTATACTGAGTATTATCAGTTTCATGGGCTTGGAGTTGAGTTAGCTGAAGCGTTAGCGGAGATAGTTCATAAACAGATAAGACTTGATCTTAATATTTCAGAAGGGGAAGGAAGTAAACTAAGTGATGTTCAGATGAATAAGTATCAAGGAAGCAGATACTCGTTTGGTTATGCGGCTTGTCCAGACTTAGAACTTAACCGTCCTCTATTTGATCTTTTAAAACCTGAAGAGTTTGGGATTGAACTTAGTGAGACTTTCCAGATTCATCCGGAACAATCAACAAGTGCATTGGTTGTTTATCATCCAAATGCGACTTATTACAACGTATAAATAAAAAAAGAGAATCAAGTGTCTCAAGCTTGAGTCTCTTTTTTAAGATTGAAGTTTACTTTTTAATAGTGTGAATATAGTGTGAAATTTAGCTGCGTCTTCTATAACTCAGTGCCTCAAGCAGGTGATTCTTTTTTATGACTTCACTAGAATCTAAGTCAGCAATAGTCCTCCCTACTTTTTGAATTTTTTTTATACTTCTAAATGAAAGAGTAAACCTAGCTATTGCCATATCCAAAGCACTCTGCGCTTCGTCGTCCAGAATACAAAACTTTTCAATATCAGAATCACTTAGTTTTGCATTAAAACTATCTTGTCCTCTCTTTTTAGCAAATATATGCGACTCAACCACTTTTCTGTGTAACTCTTTTGACGTGAAACTAGCTTTGTCATCTGCTTTTACATTTTGCATCACTACATTCATATCTATTCTATCTAAGAACGGATCTGAAAGTCTGTTTTTATATCTTTGAATCTCAAGCTCGTTGCATCTACACTCCAGATGCTCATTTAGAAGATTTCCGCATGGACAAGGGTTCATAGCTCCAATGAAGAGAAAATCACTCGGATACTCTACTTTAGAGTTTACTCTAGAGATTCTTATGCGATTATCCTGCATCGGTTCTCTAAGTGCTTCAAGTATATTTTTTGAAAAGTGAGGAAGTTCATCGAAAAACAAGATGCCATTATGCGCTAAGCCTACTTCACCTATCATCGCTTTATGAGAACCACCTCCAAACTGATGTGTCAACCCTATATCATACAAAGAATATAAAATTCTAAGCAGCTATTTCATTTTGTAGCATTAGCTCTTCAAACTCAACTGGAGAATAATTATTATTTGAGCTATGCATTCTTTGCCGATTATAATAGACTTCTATATATTCAAATATAGATTGATTAGCAGCAGCCTTAGTCTCATAAATTTCATGATGTGTTAGTTCAGTTTTTAATGTGTGAAAAAAGCTTTCTGCAACCGCATTATCCCAACAATTACCTTTTCTACTCATACTTTGAATAATATCATTTTCTGTTAATAAATCTTTGTGAGAGTATGAAGCATATTGACTTCCTCTATCGGTATGCCATATCAAGCCTTTTGGTGGCTTCCTACTCTTTAAAGCCATAATGAGAGCATCATTAACTAAATTAACTTTCATATTATCATCCATTGACCAGCCAACAATTTTTCTTGAGTATAAATCTATAACAGTTGCAAGATAAAGCCATCCTTGGCTTGTTGGTATATATGTTATATCTCCAACATATTTTTTATCAGGGGCAGATGCATAAAAATCTCTATTTAAAAGATTAGGTGCAATGGGTAAGTTATGATTTGAATCAGTTGTACTAATTTTAAACTTTTTCTTTTTATTGGCGATAAGATTTAAATCTTTCATAATATTACCAATTCTTTTTCTTGAGATAACAAGCCCATATAATCGTTCTAACTTATCCTTTAACCGTCTTGTGCCGTATTTACATCTACTCTGCATAAAAGTAGTTTCTATCAGTTCATTAAGTTTTTTATCCACTTTTTTAACTACACAGCCAGTTCTAACCCAATGATAATAGCTTGATAGATTCACTTTTAAAATTTTACACATTATATTTATATTGAAGCTCGTTTTATTATCTTTTATCCACGCATACTTTACTGAACTTCTTTTGCAAAGTATACTGCTGCCTTTTTTAATATATCACGCTCTTGTCTAAGGAGTTTGGTTTCTCTTCTTAATCTTTTATTCTCTTGTTCTAAAGTCTCTTTAGGAGATTGAGCTATCGGTTTAGTTGTATCTTGGTTTGTCTTTTTGTATTCATTCATCCAGTTATAAATTGTCTTAGGATTTACATTTAAATCTTTAGCAATTTTTAGAACTGAGTCGCCACTGTTTAACACCAACTGTATTGTTGAATCTCTAAACTCTCTTGTATACTGACTATTTTTCATATTTTCTACTCTCTTCATACTTTTATTTTAGCTTAGACTTATTTAATTTCTAAGTATGAATAAGTGTAGCCACATCAACACCCACTGGTCATCTGTCGCACAGCGCCAGATAACAAGCGGGAGGAGCAAGCAACCATTGCAAAACCTAAAGGTTTTTCAACGGCAGTTACTCACCCGCGCCCCCGTTATATGAAGAATAAGATTGGAGTTTAACTTGAAAAGAATACTTTTTATACTACTTATAAGTCTGGAAATATATGCTGGCACACAAATGTGCAATTCTGGAACGGTCATTAAATTACTTAGTGATGACAATCAAGGTAGCCGTCATCAAAGATTTATACTAAAACTATCATCTGGACAAACTTTATTAGTTGCTCACAATATTGATTTAGCGCCAAGAATAAATTTAATAGAAAAAGGTGGTTTCATAAAGTTTTGTGGCGAATATGAAAGTAATGCCAAAGGTGGAGTTGTGCATTGGACACATCATGATCCAAATAATCGTCATGTAGGTGGTTGGCTAGAATATAATGGTAAAAAGTACGAATAACATATAATAAATTATCTAACACTCCGTTTTATCATACTTCTTATACGTTCAAATAAAAATGGTAAAATATAATCATAAACATACATATGAGGTTTAACAAGTGAGTATATTTGCCCTACAATCACCGGCGGGTGGTTTTTTAGATGAAGATCTAAAACGCTTTAATAAGGAGTTTGATGACTGGTGTGTCCAGTTTGACAGCTTTGAAGATGCTAATATTATTGCACAAAGTCTTGACAAAAAAAGAACTGCAGATGTTATTGAGATTACACCACTTAGTTACCCAAAGTACTTTTTTCACACTCTAAAAGGGATCATACATGCAACAAGACAAATCGAGGATAAGATTATATGCATTGTTGAGCCACATATGGGTCAAAACTTTCGCATCGCAGTGTGTGATTTAACTACAAAAAATGTAAGAATTACAAATACCAGCTATAAAAATGTACTGAGCGTAGAAGGTGCATTTGCACATTTTGAGATATAAAATAAAAAGATATAATAAAACTTTGTAGCCAATATATGAACACAAAGGATTAGGTTAAAACTATGAGAATCTTGTGCATGGACTTGGGTCTAATGGTTCTAAAAGTTGGGATGCGATTAGTGATGAGTTTGCAAAACATTACCACATCGTCACTTTTGATTTACCTGGATTTGGAGAGTCTCTAGTCCTGTTTGATGTGCCAGCATCTCCTGAATCCTATTCTGGACTTATTATGAGGATTGTTTCTATATATGCAAAATCGAAAGTCATTTTTGTTGGTCATTCAATGGGAGCGGCTATTGGTCTACGCTTCATAAGCTATAATCCAAACGTGGTAGACAAAGCAATTTTAATTGATGCCGCAGGTATCCTGCAAAAAACTGCCTACACAAAGTTTCTGACTAAAATAGCTCAAAAGAAAAGCCCTGATAATAATCACCAAGCGAAAACTTCCGCCGTCAACACATTAAACACGTTCACAGATATATGGGTAGAAATGTTTGATACATTTTCATCTATCAAAACTATTAAAACTCTTTTCCAAGATAATATGGACGCACAGATTGCAATAAATCTAATAGAAACTGATTTTACTGATGACTTGAAAAATATTCAAACCAAAACACTGCTTATCTGGGGTGAGGATGATCATGTTGCCCCTCTAAGGACTGCAAAGATGCTCAATTTTCATTTAAAAAACTCAAAGCTTATCGTACTGTCTAACGGCGGTCACACTCCTCGTATTAAAACACCAAAAGAAGTCGCAACAATTGCAGCAATGTTGAGCTTAAAAATGTCAGTGCTCGCAGTATTGAACTCAATAACACTGTAGCATCTTTAGAAAATGTAAAAATAGTTTCCAATCAAACGGGGCTTACTGCAAACGAGTCTAGTGTGATGAGTACAAACATGGTAATTGATGCTTCTGTAGGCATTCATACCAACGAGTCAAAGTTGGATTTAGCAGGAACAATCATCAATTATAAAATAGATCCAATCAACGGCTCAGGCAGTTTGATATATTGGTCCACAAGCTTTCAATCAAAAAACGGACAGCCAACTAAAACTATCCACAGAAAACAAATTCTACATTAAATACTAATAGAATCTATTTAGAGCTTTTCTTCTCTTTTTGCATTCTTTTATACTCTTTTTCAAACTTTTTTCTTCTAGCGTATGAGAGTTTATCTATAAAAAGTATGCCTTTTAAATGATCTATTTCATGCTGAATAGCTACACTAAGTAAGCCGTTTGCTTCAAGAGTCTTTGTATTTGCATCTCTGTCTTGATAATTTACAGTGATATTTTCAAATCTTATTATATCTTCATAAAAACTAGGAACACTCAAGCAACCCTCTTGATAAACAATCTCCCCGTCTTTTTTTACAATAATAGGGTTTACCATCTCAATAAGGTTTTCTATTGGCTGTTCACCATCTTCTTCTGGAATGTTTAATATCAAGACTTGTTTAGGGCGAGCAACTTGAATAGCTGCTAGGCCAATACCATTTGTTTTAACCATAATAGGATACATTGCATCTAGAAGATCATGCAACTCTTTGTCAAATTTCTCAACTTTTTCAGATATCTGCTTTAATATCTTATCTGGATATTCTACTATACTTAAATTCATCTATCTGCTGTTACTCTTTTTCTGTATTTTGTGCTGATCTCTGTCTCAATGAAACTGCAAAATCTATTTTTTTATCACTATATGCTTTTTCAATTCCATCCATAGCACTTACCACTATCTCTTCAACTGTGTAAAGAGTAGCAATATCAGTAATACCGATAGAAATTTTTAGCTGTATCTCACGATCTGCCAAGAAAAAGTTAGAGTTTGAAACCAATTCACAAAGTCTTTCACTAGCTTTTAGTGCACTCGGTATATCTGTATGTTTTAGAAGCATTGCAAAAACGCCATTACCATAGTGAGCTACCGTATCACTTCTTCTTGAAGTTTTCAGTAAAAGTCTTGCTATAGTTCTGGTCATTAAAGTAATTGCTTTTTCGTTGCTAACACTGTCTTTTAACTCACGTGATAGTTCTATCATGATAAGTGAACTTTTGTGTTTAAACTCAGTAATAAGCTCTACTTCTTGCTCTATTTTTGTCATTAAATAACGTTTGTTATAAACGCCAAATTTATTATCAAAAATAGTTTCATTCTCTACATTTTTTACTATCTTTGCTGTTTCATCGTAAAGAGTTTTCATTTGTAAACTCTGTTTTTTCAAGATACTATTTAACTTCGAGACATCACCTTCTAAAGATGCGGCTATACTGGCAGCAGCTTGAATCTCAGTGTTTGCTTGAAGTTCTTTTTTTCTTTTATCAAGAATTTTTGTCATTAGTGCCATGTTTTTGTAAAGGTTGGCAGTAACGCTCAAGATGCTTTTTACAGATCCAAACCCTTTTTTCAAACTCTGCTCAAGCATGATAGTGTTTTCATCATCATTGCTCTCTTCGAGTTCAAGCATAGACTGAATCTGTTT
Protein-coding regions in this window:
- a CDS encoding ATP-binding protein, with translation MTHQFGGGSHKAMIGEVGLAHNGILFFDELPHFSKNILEALREPMQDNRIRISRVNSKVEYPSDFLFIGAMNPCPCGNLLNEHLECRCNELEIQRYKNRLSDPFLDRIDMNVVMQNVKADDKASFTSKELHRKVVESHIFAKKRGQDSFNAKLSDSDIEKFCILDDEAQSALDMAIARFTLSFRSIKKIQKVGRTIADLDSSEVIKKNHLLEALSYRRRS
- a CDS encoding IS3 family transposase — protein: MKKGSSILCKRSSVKYAWIKDNKTSFNINIMCKILKVNLSSYYHWVRTGCVVKKVDKKLNELIETTFMQSRCKYGTRRLKDKLERLYGLVISRKRIGNIMKDLNLIANKKKKFKISTTDSNHNLPIAPNLLNRDFYASAPDKKYVGDITYIPTSQGWLYLATVIDLYSRKIVGWSMDDNMKVNLVNDALIMALKSRKPPKGLIWHTDRGSQYASYSHKDLLTENDIIQSMSRKGNCWDNAVAESFFHTLKTELTHHEIYETKAAANQSIFEYIEVYYNRQRMHSSNNNYSPVEFEELMLQNEIAA
- a CDS encoding transposase: MKRVENMKNSQYTREFRDSTIQLVLNSGDSVLKIAKDLNVNPKTIYNWMNEYKKTNQDTTKPIAQSPKETLEQENKRLRRETKLLRQERDILKKAAVYFAKEVQ
- a CDS encoding DUF3465 domain-containing protein, whose protein sequence is MCNSGTVIKLLSDDNQGSRHQRFILKLSSGQTLLVAHNIDLAPRINLIEKGGFIKFCGEYESNAKGGVVHWTHHDPNNRHVGGWLEYNGKKYE
- a CDS encoding alpha/beta fold hydrolase; its protein translation is MHGLGSNGSKSWDAISDEFAKHYHIVTFDLPGFGESLVLFDVPASPESYSGLIMRIVSIYAKSKVIFVGHSMGAAIGLRFISYNPNVVDKAILIDAAGILQKTAYTKFLTKIAQKKSPDNNHQAKTSAVNTLNTFTDIWVEMFDTFSSIKTIKTLFQDNMDAQIAINLIETDFTDDLKNIQTKTLLIWGEDDHVAPLRTAKMLNFHLKNSKLIVLSNGGHTPRIKTPKEVATIAAMLSLKMSVLAVLNSITL
- the def gene encoding peptide deformylase; translation: MNLSIVEYPDKILKQISEKVEKFDKELHDLLDAMYPIMVKTNGIGLAAIQVARPKQVLILNIPEEDGEQPIENLIEMVNPIIVKKDGEIVYQEGCLSVPSFYEDIIRFENITVNYQDRDANTKTLEANGLLSVAIQHEIDHLKGILFIDKLSYARRKKFEKEYKRMQKEKKSSK
- a CDS encoding GGDEF domain-containing protein, translating into MAGSLRSRNRRDVNATNEPIVAALDMDEPTSDLEIYSKEVLSALISDNLPPTPNNFSLYFDRLLEDKSENLRKQIQSMLELEESNDDENTIMLEQSLKKGFGSVKSILSVTANLYKNMALMTKILDKRKKELQANTEIQAAASIAASLEGDVSKLNSILKKQSLQMKTLYDETAKIVKNVENETIFDNKFGVYNKRYLMTKIEQEVELITEFKHKSSLIMIELSRELKDSVSNEKAITLMTRTIARLLLKTSRRSDTVAHYGNGVFAMLLKHTDIPSALKASERLCELVSNSNFFLADREIQLKISIGITDIATLYTVEEIVVSAMDGIEKAYSDKKIDFAVSLRQRSAQNTEKE